The Pogona vitticeps strain Pit_001003342236 chromosome 3, PviZW2.1, whole genome shotgun sequence genome includes a window with the following:
- the BNIP3 gene encoding BCL2/adenovirus E1B 19 kDa protein-interacting protein 3 produces the protein MSSNEAPGVQEENLQGSWVELHFSSNGNGNAAQPASQEQVPASVSIYNGDMEKILLDAQHESGRSSSRESSHCDSPPRSQTPQDIHRISEVESRGSGEKNSSQSEEDFLERRKEVERLLKKNSDWMWDWSSRPENIPPKEFLFKHPKRTATLSMRNTSVMKKGGIFSAEFLKVFLPSLLLSHLLAIGLGIYIGRRLTTTASSSTL, from the exons GTTCCTGGGTGGAACTCCACTTTAGCAGCAATGGGAATGGTAACGCTGCCCAACCTGCGAGCCAGGAACAGGTGCCGGCTTCTGTTTCGATTTACAACGGTGATATGGAGAAAATTCTTCTAGATGCACAGCACGAATCTGGGAGAAGCAGTTCACGAGAGAGCTCGCACTGTGACAG tCCTCCACGTTCCCAAACACCTCAAGACATTCACAGAATTTCTGAAGTAGAGAGCCGTGGCAGTGGAGAAAAGAATAGCTCTCAG TCTGAAGAAGATTttctggaaagaaggaaggaagtggaacGGCTCTTGAAGAAAAATTCTGATTGGATGTGGGATTGGTCCAGCAGGCCTGAGAACATTCCACCCAA GGAATTTCTCTTCAAACACCCAAAGCGCACAGCTACCCTCAGCATGAGAAACACAAGTGTGATGAAAAAAGGTGGCATATTTTCTGCAGAATTTCTGAAGGTTTTCCTGCCATCGCTGCTGCTCTCCCATCTGCTTGCTATTGGGCTTGG GATCTATATCGGAAGACGTCTGACAACCACCGCTTCCAGTAGTACCTTGTAA